A window from Dromaius novaehollandiae isolate bDroNov1 chromosome 1, bDroNov1.hap1, whole genome shotgun sequence encodes these proteins:
- the IL26 gene encoding interleukin-26: MKVYSIFRSGRFFVLLCLFIVEGKRLPTGKHTCRKGLLFQVTENLYIKATSLKSSVPKDLIKNTRLLKKTTKMMFMTNCSVRDQLLSFYVKNVFTHLGVGSERLYVISAFQALQENLSACLPCAPSTRLTPAVKKIKRTFQKLGEKGIYKAIHELDILLPWIQAYIQTVI, from the exons ATGAAAGTATATTCTATTTTCAGATCTGGGCgattttttgttctgctttgtctTTTCATTGTGGAAGGGAAAAGGTTACCTACAGGAAAGCATACCTGCCGAAAAGGACTCCTCTTCCAAGTGACAGAGAACCTGTATATCAAGGCAACTAGTTTAAAATCATCTGTTCCT aaagaTCTCATCAAGAACACAAGACTGctaaaaaagacaacaaaaatgaTGTTTATG ACAAACTGCAGCGTTCGAGATCAGCTCTTGTCATTCtatgtgaaaaatgttttcactcATCTTGGAGTGGGAAGTGAAAGGCTGTACGTTATTAGTGCCTTCCAGGCCCTGCAAGAGAACCTGAGCGCCTGT CTTCCATGTGCTCCATCTACAAGGTTAACTCCTGCTgtcaaaaaaataaagagaacattTCAGAAG CTTGGAGAGAAGGGAATCTACAAGGCCATCCATGAGCTGGATATTCTCCTTCCCTGGATTCAGGCCTACATACAAACCGTTATATGA